CCGAGCTTGAGCGCGGCGATCGCCAGGATTCCCGAGCCGCAGCCGTAGTCGAGCACCCGGCAACCCTCGAGGGTGCCGGCGACGCTCTGCTCGTCGAGCCAGCCCAGGCACAGCGCGGTGGTCGGGTGGGTGCCGGTGCCGAAGGCCAACCCGGGGTCGAGGCGCAGATTGACCGCATCGGCGTCGGGGGCGTCGTGCCAGCTGGGCACGATCCACAGCCGTTCGCCCATCGGCAGCGGCTCGAAACCGTCCATCCATTCGCGTTCCCAGTCGCGATCGGCGAGCAGTTCGTACTCGATGCTCGGGCAGGGCTCGTCGCCCATGGCCAGCGACCAGCCGTGGTGGACGCGCTCGAGCATCGCGTCGATGCCTTCGAGGTCGTCGTAGAGCCCGGTCAGCACGGTTTCCTGCCACAGCGGCGTGCTGCCGCGTTCGGGTTCGAAGACCGGGTCGTCGTGGGCGTCCTGCAGGGTGATCGCCGAAGCGCCCTCGTCGAGCAGCAGCTCCTCGAGGAGCTCGGCCTGGTCGGGGGCGATGCGGGCCTTGAGTTGCAACCAGGGCATGGTGGCTGCTCCTAATCGGTGGGTCTGAAAACGCAGGCGGCGCGATCCGGAGCCGCGCCGCCTGTCAAGAAGCCGGCGCTTTAGCCGCCGAGTTTCTTTTCCAGATAATGGATATTGACGCCACCCTGCTGGAAGGCGCTGTCGCGAACCAGATCCTTCTGCAGATCGATATTGGTCTTGATGCCTTCGACCAGCAGCTCGTCGAGGGCATTGCGCATGCGCGTCAGGGCGTTGGTGCGGTCCGCGCCCCAGGTGATCAGCTTGCCGATCAGCGAGTCGTAGTGCGGCGGCACGCTGTAGCCGGTATACAGGTGCGAGTCCATGCGCACGCCGAGCCCGCCGGGGGCATGATAGAGCGTGACCTTGCCGGGCGAGGGCATGAAGGTGCGGGCGTCCTCGGCGTTGATGCGGCACTCGAAGGCGTGGCCCTTGACCTCGACGTCTTGCTGGCGGATCGACAGCGGCTGGCCGGAGGCGATCAGCAGCTGCTGCTTGACGATATCCACGCCGGTGACCATCTCGGTGACCGGATGCTCGACCTGCACGCGGGTGTTCATCTCGATGAAGAAGAACTGGCCCTTCTCGTAGAGAAACTCGAAGGTGCCGGCGCCGCGATAGCCGATCTCGAGACACGCATCGGTGCAGGCCTTGAGCACTTGGGCGCGGGCCTCGGGGTCGATGTGCGGGGCGGGGGCTTCCTCGAGCACCTTCTGGTGACGGCGCTGCAGCGAGCAATCGCGATCAAAGAGGTGAATGGCGTTGCCCTGGCCATCGGCGAGCACCTGAACCTCGACGTGGCGGGGCTCCTCGAGGAACTTCTCCATGTACACGGTGCCATCGCCGAAGGCGCTGTTGGCCTCGCTCTGGGTCACGCTGACCGCCGACAGCAGGTTGGCCTCGCTGTGCACCACGCGCATGCCGCGACCGCCGCCGCCGGCGGCGGCCTTGATGATCACCGGGTAGCCGATCCGCCGCGCCGTCGCCAGTACGGCATCGTCGTCATCCGGCAGGGCGCCGTCGGAGCCGGGCACGGTGGGTACGCCGGCCTTCTTCATCGACTCGATGGCGCTGACCTTGTCGCCCATCAGGCGAATGGTCTCGGCGCGCGGGCCGACGAACACGAAGCCCGAGCGCTCGACCTGCTCGGCGAAGTTGGCATTTTCCGAGAGGAAGCCATAGCCGGGGTGGATGGCGCTGGCGTCGGTGACCTCGGCGGCGCTGATCAGCGCCGGGATGTTCAGATAGGATTGCGCCGAGGAGGCCGGGCCGATGCACACCGCTTCGTCGGCCAGACGCACATGCATGAGCTCGCGGTCGGCCTTGGAATGAACCGCCACGGTGCGGATGCCCAGTTCCTTGCAGGCGCGCAGGATGCGTAGAGCGATCTCGCCGCGGTTGGCGATGAGTACCTTGTCCAACATGATGGGGTCCGCCAGAGTTGTCGAGTGGATCAGGAGATGAGCAGCATCGGCTGGTCGAATTCGACCGGTTCGCCGTCCTCGACCAGGATTGCCTCGATGACGCCATCCTTGTCGGCTTCGATCTGGTTCATCATCTTCATCGCCTCGACGATGCAGATCGTCTCGCCCTGCTTGACGCTCTGGCCGATTTCGACGAACGCCTTGGCGCCCGGTGCCGGCGAGCGGTAGAAGGTGCCGACCATCGGCGAGGTCACCGCATGCCCGGCCGGCTGCGCCGGTGTCGGAGCTTCCATGGACGCGCTGGGTGCCGCTTCGCCGCCGGTGGCCGGATAGTTCGGCTGGCTCGGCGCCGGGCCCCAGTGGGGTTGATACATGGTCGGCTGGCTGGGCGTGCCGTTGGGGTGACGGCTGATGCGCACCGATTCCTCGCCTTCCTGGATCTCGATCTCGCTGATATTGGATTCTTCCAGCAGTTCGATCAGTTTCTTGACCTTGCGAATATCCATGTCGGTGTCTCTATTGCGGTGAGTGAGGCTGGTGACGCTGGCCCCTCCAGCGCCGCCTTCCGACGCCAGGCCGTAGCTTTCGATAAACCTAGCTTTCAAAAGACCTAGCTTTCGGCGCCAAATTCGCTGGTCACGTCCACTGCCGCGCCGGATAAAGGAGATGCTGACGAAGTGGCTCGCGGACATGAACAGGCGACCAATACGGTTCGACAAAAGGCGCGTGAATGACGCAGTCAACTTGCCTGAAACTCGCTAAGATCACGTCAGTTGATGACAAGATCGCGCTTGTGAACGTCGTTTATGCCGATGTCGGCGAAGTTTGCCGAAAAACCCCGGCATTGTCCAGCCGGCCGTGAACAGCGTTTCCTTGGCCCGGAAGGGTGCAAGAAGGCGCGTTCAGCCGCGTCCATCACGACTGGAGCGCAGCCTTGAACGCTTGCACGTGCCGGCAACAACGGACGAGGCATTGGCAGGGAGTCCTTGAGCTCAGCGCCAGCATGCGATCATGGCGCAGTCGGCGAGTTCTACCCGATCGATGGCAGCACCGTGCTGGCCGGCGTGCATCAACGAAAGCGCTGCGTTGGTCGGGCGGGTACG
The genomic region above belongs to Halomonas zincidurans B6 and contains:
- the accC gene encoding acetyl-CoA carboxylase biotin carboxylase subunit; amino-acid sequence: MLDKVLIANRGEIALRILRACKELGIRTVAVHSKADRELMHVRLADEAVCIGPASSAQSYLNIPALISAAEVTDASAIHPGYGFLSENANFAEQVERSGFVFVGPRAETIRLMGDKVSAIESMKKAGVPTVPGSDGALPDDDDAVLATARRIGYPVIIKAAAGGGGRGMRVVHSEANLLSAVSVTQSEANSAFGDGTVYMEKFLEEPRHVEVQVLADGQGNAIHLFDRDCSLQRRHQKVLEEAPAPHIDPEARAQVLKACTDACLEIGYRGAGTFEFLYEKGQFFFIEMNTRVQVEHPVTEMVTGVDIVKQQLLIASGQPLSIRQQDVEVKGHAFECRINAEDARTFMPSPGKVTLYHAPGGLGVRMDSHLYTGYSVPPHYDSLIGKLITWGADRTNALTRMRNALDELLVEGIKTNIDLQKDLVRDSAFQQGGVNIHYLEKKLGG
- the accB gene encoding acetyl-CoA carboxylase biotin carboxyl carrier protein, whose amino-acid sequence is MDIRKVKKLIELLEESNISEIEIQEGEESVRISRHPNGTPSQPTMYQPHWGPAPSQPNYPATGGEAAPSASMEAPTPAQPAGHAVTSPMVGTFYRSPAPGAKAFVEIGQSVKQGETICIVEAMKMMNQIEADKDGVIEAILVEDGEPVEFDQPMLLIS
- the prmA gene encoding 50S ribosomal protein L11 methyltransferase; translation: MPWLQLKARIAPDQAELLEELLLDEGASAITLQDAHDDPVFEPERGSTPLWQETVLTGLYDDLEGIDAMLERVHHGWSLAMGDEPCPSIEYELLADRDWEREWMDGFEPLPMGERLWIVPSWHDAPDADAVNLRLDPGLAFGTGTHPTTALCLGWLDEQSVAGTLEGCRVLDYGCGSGILAIAALKLGAPKATGTDIDPQALTASRDNAEHNAIDETTFMLCLPERLPDERFQIVLANILAGPLVELAPAIAGHVEPGGRLVLSGILAHQADDVLDAYRDQDLIMHQPRERDGWVCLTGERPSGG